AGTCCGGGCGTATGAAAAATTGGGGTTAATTCATGTCAAATACGTCACTTACCTTCATTTTCAATCCCGGTAAAATCGCAGAATCCAATTCATCGTCATCCGAATACCCCCCTTTACGTTCATATTTACCCGTAGCATTCAATTCAAATATTTCGATAATTTCTTCCTTTGGGAAAACCAGCCAGTAGGTATTGATCTTACATTCTTCGTACAACTCAAATTTGATCTGAATGTCTTTTTTACGTGTGCTGTCAGAGATTATTTCCACCACCATATCCGGACTGCCTTCACAGCCTTTTTCGCTAATCTTTTGGGGGTCACAGATGACGGTAATGTCCGGTTGTACGACCGTATTAGGCTTCCCTGTTTTTGGGTGTTTTATTGGAAGATAAACATCAAAAGGTGCATGAAAACATTTGCATTGCTTTCCTTTTAAAAAATGATATATGGTTGAGAACAAAAAACCTGAAGCCACCTGATGCTTCGTATTGGGCCCGGGACTCATACGAAATACCTTGCCCCGGATCAGCTCCACCATTTCATCGAATTGCCAGGAGAGGTAATCCTGAATAGTGTATTCTGCCGAAGGCTCCGCAAGAAGATCCTCTATTGTTTTTTCATCGTGGTTTGTATAAGGTTGCATAGGTCAGATTAAGGTTGAAAATAAATTCAGTTCCACTAAATTACGGGAAGTCCATTAGAATAACAAACCCAATCCCCTCTATAAAAGCCGCGAAAGGGCTGAATGTGACCTTTTTCCAGTATTTTTTTTGATCACTGAACCGGATACGTTTATACTTTCTTCCGCAATTTTTGCAACAATTCGGGTAATTGTCTTAGTGCCGCCATTTGTTTGTAGATTGTCCGGGCTTCATCCGCAGGGTTGCCATAATAGCTTTTTCCGGCCTCAAGGTCTTTGGATACCATTGATTTGGCCATCACTACCACATCATCACCAATAGTGAGGTTTTGGATGATGCCCACCTGTCCATAAATGACCACACGATTGCCGATACGGGTATTTCCACCAATGGCTACCTGTGCCGTAATCTGACAATGTTTCCCTACCACTACATCATGACCAATATGCACCATACAGTCCAGTTTCGTCCCTTCTCCGAGGATCGTATCGCCTGAAACACCCATATTTACCGTTGAATTGGCACCGACATCTACGTGGTCTTCAATGATGACCCGTCCTCCCGAACGCCATTTTTGAAGTCCCTCCGTCGTTTTTTTGTAATAAAATGCATCGGTTCCAATAATAGATCCGGATTCCACCAGCACGTGATCTTTAATGATCACCCGCCCTCTGATGACGGCGTTGGATTGTATGAGACAATTTTTTCCGATCTTCACTTCGGGGCCAATTACCGCACCGGGTTCCACAATGGTGGAGGGATGAATCTGTGCCGTTTCACCAATTGTATGATTCAACGGTTCAAAAGGATTGTGCTGTATGACAATACTGTTGTAAGCCTTAAAAGGAGCATCACATACGAGTAGGGCTTTCCCTTCCGGGCATTGTGTTTCTTCATTCAGGATGATGATGGTCGCCGCTGAATTCAGCGATTTTGAAAAATATTTCTGAACATCCACAAAGGTAATATCCCCTTCACGTACATTATGAATCTCATTGATGCCCATGGCCATCAGATCCGCGTTGCCAATAATGCGTGCACCAATTTTTTGTGCAATTTCCTTAACAGGAATCGGTTGATCAAATGTCATTTTCCTAACTTTAAACTTTAGCCTTTTTAATTTTTGGATCGAATGTTCATCTTAAAATAAGAAAATAAACATCAGAGTATCACACCATCAAATCAATGCGCTTCCAGCCAATCTTCTCCAACGCCCATATCCACTACAATCGGAACCTTGAGACCTGGGATAGCATTTTTCATTTTATCGTCCACCAGTAATTTAACTTCCTCCAGTTCACCCTTGGGCACATCGAAAACCAATTCATCATGCACCTGGAGGATCATTTTTGTTTTCAAATGACTCTTTTTCAGCGCTTGATGGATATTGGCCATCGCAATTTTTATCATATCGGCTGCTGTGCCTTGTATCGGCGTGTTGATGGCGTTTCTTTCGGCTCCGCTGCGGATCATGCCATTCCGGGAATTAATATCTCTCAGGTGGCGCCTTCTTCCCATCATGGTCATCACATAGCCGTTTTCGCGTGCGTCAGCTACCGTTTTGTCCATATACAGCCGAAGGCCGGGATATTGCTTAAAATAGCTTTCTATGAGTGTTTTGGCTTCGGCTCGTTTTAAGTTTAGCTGCCGGGATAAATTGGTGGCCCCGGCCCCGTAGATGATACTGAAGTTAACGGTTTTGGCGCGGTATCTTTGTTCCCGGTTGACCTCATCATACGGCACATCAAAAACGCCGGCGGCGGTGGCCCGGTGAATATCCTTCCCTTCGATAAAGGCCTTTTGCATGGCTGTTTCTCCGCTCATCTCCGCGATGAGCCTCAATTCTATCTGTGAATAATCCGCAGCGAGCAGCACATGGTTTTTGTCGCGTGGGATGAATGCTTTTCGTACGCGCGCGCCTTCGGGTGTTCTTACCGGAATATTTTGGAGGTTGGGGTTGTTGCTGCTTAAACGCCCAGTGGCTGTCAGGGCCTGGTTGAATGAACTGTGAATCCTTCCGGTCTTTGGATTTATCATTTTCGGCAGGGCATCCACGTAGGTGGATTTGAGTTTGGATAACCCCCTGAACCTTAGGATGTCATTTACTATTTCAAACTCCTGGGACAATTCAGCCAGTTTCTCCTCGTCTGTGGAATACTGCCCGCTTTTGGTTTTGCTCCAGCGGTAGGGAATTTTCAATTTTTCAAACAACACTTCTCCTACCTGTTTGGGAGAGGCTATATTAAAACGTACTCCTGCTTTTTCATAAATAGTGGCCTCGGCTTTGTCGATATCAGTACCCAGTTCTTTTGAATAGATATTCAGGTAATTCGCATCAACATTAACGCCTTCAAATTCAAGATCGACAAGTGCCTTGATCAATGGCTCTTCAATAGTATCGTAAAGGTCCTTTAATCCCTCCTTTTCCATTTTGGGAAACAAATACTCTTTCAGCTGAAGCGTGATGTCGGCATCTTCCGCTGCGTAATCACTGACCTTTTCAACCGGAATATCCCTCATGGACAGCTGGTTTTTACCTTTGCCTATGAGGGAAGAAATGGAAACGGGTTTGTATTTCAGGTAAGTTTCCGAAAGATAATCCATGTTGTGTCTCAATTCAGGCTCCAGCAGGTAATGTGCGATCATCGTATCCTGGTAGAGCCCTTTAACTTCCACATCGTACCATTTCATGACGATGGCATCG
This sequence is a window from Lewinellaceae bacterium. Protein-coding genes within it:
- a CDS encoding Uma2 family endonuclease, which encodes MQPYTNHDEKTIEDLLAEPSAEYTIQDYLSWQFDEMVELIRGKVFRMSPGPNTKHQVASGFLFSTIYHFLKGKQCKCFHAPFDVYLPIKHPKTGKPNTVVQPDITVICDPQKISEKGCEGSPDMVVEIISDSTRKKDIQIKFELYEECKINTYWLVFPKEEIIEIFELNATGKYERKGGYSDDDELDSAILPGLKMKVSDVFDMN
- a CDS encoding UDP-3-O-(3-hydroxymyristoyl)glucosamine N-acyltransferase, whose product is MTFDQPIPVKEIAQKIGARIIGNADLMAMGINEIHNVREGDITFVDVQKYFSKSLNSAATIIILNEETQCPEGKALLVCDAPFKAYNSIVIQHNPFEPLNHTIGETAQIHPSTIVEPGAVIGPEVKIGKNCLIQSNAVIRGRVIIKDHVLVESGSIIGTDAFYYKKTTEGLQKWRSGGRVIIEDHVDVGANSTVNMGVSGDTILGEGTKLDCMVHIGHDVVVGKHCQITAQVAIGGNTRIGNRVVIYGQVGIIQNLTIGDDVVVMAKSMVSKDLEAGKSYYGNPADEARTIYKQMAALRQLPELLQKLRKKV
- the polA gene encoding DNA polymerase I — encoded protein: MPKEKLFLLDGHALMYRAHYAFISRPLINSKGVNTSAVTGFTRVLWDLMRNQHPHYLAVAFDLPGPTFRHEAYEPYKANRESQPEDITSAIPYIHRILKGFKIPIVTKEGFEADDVIGTLAKQAEKEGMQVYMMTPDKDFGQLVSENIFLYKPARMGNDVEIMGVEEVKAKWDIDRIDQVIDMLGLIGDSVDNIPGIPGIGPKTAIKLLKDFGTVEGLLENVESLKGKQKENVINFAEQGLLSKQLATIDINVPIKFNAEEYRLDPPDKEMLAEVFKELEFRTLATQILGTDETEPVHKPTATQGSLFGNAEMSASVAPTPLPSHSIATKNLENTSHSYHLVDNLGDCQALAKKLASEKTICFDTETTNIDPNLAELVGMSFAIKPGEAWYISIPEDRVDAYAIVDLFKPILEDETIVKIAQNIKYDAIVMKWYDVEVKGLYQDTMIAHYLLEPELRHNMDYLSETYLKYKPVSISSLIGKGKNQLSMRDIPVEKVSDYAAEDADITLQLKEYLFPKMEKEGLKDLYDTIEEPLIKALVDLEFEGVNVDANYLNIYSKELGTDIDKAEATIYEKAGVRFNIASPKQVGEVLFEKLKIPYRWSKTKSGQYSTDEEKLAELSQEFEIVNDILRFRGLSKLKSTYVDALPKMINPKTGRIHSSFNQALTATGRLSSNNPNLQNIPVRTPEGARVRKAFIPRDKNHVLLAADYSQIELRLIAEMSGETAMQKAFIEGKDIHRATAAGVFDVPYDEVNREQRYRAKTVNFSIIYGAGATNLSRQLNLKRAEAKTLIESYFKQYPGLRLYMDKTVADARENGYVMTMMGRRRHLRDINSRNGMIRSGAERNAINTPIQGTAADMIKIAMANIHQALKKSHLKTKMILQVHDELVFDVPKGELEEVKLLVDDKMKNAIPGLKVPIVVDMGVGEDWLEAH